The following coding sequences lie in one Synechococcus sp. PCC 7336 genomic window:
- the ftsH gene encoding ATP-dependent zinc metalloprotease FtsH, with the protein MTSDRNRDRTTQSPEFGGFGSNLITLFLILLLIGSLVPRPSVRNQISYSQFLDRVEAGLVERAEVGSDSIAFTLKPQGEEEAGQTFITVPVASDTDLTDLLRQHNVEFSGIPPQRGGGFGALLQWLLPALFFIGLWLWIFSRAQQAGGGAAPLAFGKSRARIYSEGSTGVTFNDVAGVDEAKEELQELVSFLKDAEKYTRLGAKIPKGVLLVGPPGTGKTLLARAIAGEAGVPFFSISGAEFIELFVGVGASRVRDLFEQAKRQAPCIVFIDELDALGKSRANVGSPMGGHDEREQTLNQLLAELDGFDPNSGVILLAATNRPEVLDPALLRPGRFNRQVLVDRPERTGRLAILEVHARGVKLAPDIDLSKIAARTPGFAGADLANLINEAALLAARKDRAVVEMADFGEALERILAGLEKKSRILNEQEQKTVAYHEVGHAIVGTLMPGLGTVEKISVVPRGAAALGYTLQLPEEDRFLVGEDEIRGRLAMLMGGRAAEELAFHKVSTGASDDIQKATDLAERYVTLYGMSQKLGPVAFEKSQQSFLEGYVNPRRSVSPKVAEDIDLEVKQLLDSAHQVALSVLALNRSLLDNTAQLLLQREVLEGTDLKQELGRTRAPADLEPWLQTGQLSIEPNLSRSLAIPNSTRPRVESR; encoded by the coding sequence ATGACCTCCGACCGCAACCGCGATCGCACCACTCAATCTCCCGAATTCGGTGGGTTTGGCAGCAATCTGATTACCCTCTTTTTAATCCTGTTATTGATCGGCTCGCTCGTTCCGCGACCCAGCGTTCGCAATCAAATCTCCTACAGTCAATTTCTCGATCGCGTCGAAGCCGGCCTCGTCGAACGGGCCGAAGTTGGCTCCGATTCGATCGCATTCACCCTCAAACCGCAAGGGGAGGAGGAAGCCGGACAAACCTTCATTACCGTCCCCGTGGCCAGCGATACCGATTTAACCGATCTGTTGAGGCAACACAACGTCGAGTTCTCAGGCATTCCTCCCCAGCGAGGCGGCGGTTTTGGAGCGCTGTTGCAATGGTTGCTCCCCGCTCTATTTTTTATCGGCCTGTGGCTTTGGATCTTCAGTCGCGCTCAGCAAGCAGGCGGCGGGGCGGCCCCGCTTGCCTTTGGCAAAAGCAGAGCTCGGATTTATTCAGAAGGGTCTACAGGGGTGACCTTCAACGATGTGGCGGGGGTTGACGAAGCCAAAGAAGAATTGCAAGAGCTCGTGTCTTTTCTCAAAGATGCCGAAAAGTACACTCGCTTGGGGGCCAAAATTCCTAAGGGCGTCCTGCTGGTCGGCCCTCCCGGCACTGGCAAAACATTGCTGGCTCGGGCGATCGCCGGAGAAGCGGGAGTCCCGTTTTTCAGTATTTCCGGTGCGGAGTTTATCGAACTGTTTGTGGGAGTTGGGGCTTCGCGCGTACGGGACTTATTCGAACAGGCCAAGCGACAAGCCCCCTGCATTGTGTTTATTGACGAGCTCGATGCTCTGGGCAAATCTCGCGCGAATGTGGGCTCCCCTATGGGCGGTCACGACGAGCGCGAGCAAACGTTGAACCAATTGCTTGCAGAACTGGATGGCTTCGACCCCAATAGCGGCGTCATTCTGCTAGCTGCCACCAACCGTCCCGAAGTACTCGACCCGGCTCTACTGCGTCCCGGTCGCTTCAACCGGCAAGTGTTGGTCGATCGCCCCGAGCGAACGGGACGTTTAGCCATTTTGGAGGTCCACGCTCGAGGGGTGAAACTCGCCCCCGATATTGACTTGTCTAAGATTGCCGCCCGCACGCCGGGATTTGCCGGAGCGGATTTGGCCAATTTGATTAACGAAGCCGCCTTGCTCGCCGCGCGCAAAGATCGTGCCGTGGTTGAAATGGCCGATTTTGGCGAAGCGCTCGAACGAATTCTGGCGGGGTTAGAGAAAAAATCTCGCATTCTCAACGAGCAGGAGCAGAAAACTGTTGCCTATCACGAAGTCGGTCACGCGATCGTGGGAACCCTGATGCCGGGATTGGGCACTGTCGAGAAGATCTCGGTGGTACCGAGGGGTGCTGCAGCTCTAGGCTATACCCTGCAGTTGCCAGAAGAAGATCGGTTTTTGGTGGGGGAAGATGAAATTCGCGGTCGTCTGGCGATGCTGATGGGAGGTCGAGCGGCTGAAGAGTTAGCCTTCCACAAGGTATCCACTGGGGCCAGCGACGACATTCAGAAAGCCACGGATTTGGCCGAACGCTATGTCACCCTCTACGGCATGAGTCAGAAACTCGGTCCTGTTGCCTTTGAAAAGTCCCAGCAGAGTTTTCTGGAGGGATATGTCAATCCTCGCCGTTCTGTCAGCCCCAAAGTGGCTGAAGACATCGACCTAGAAGTCAAACAGCTCCTCGACTCAGCCCACCAAGTGGCACTATCAGTTCTGGCTCTCAATCGTTCTCTTCTGGACAATACTGCTCAGTTGTTACTCCAGCGCGAAGTGTTAGAAGGAACCGATCTCAAACAGGAGCTCGGGCGTACGCGCGCTCCTGCCGATTTAGAACCATGGCTCCAAACTGGCCAGCTCTCGATCGAGCCTAATTTGTCGCGATCGCTAGCGATCCCAAACTCTACTCGTCCCAGAGTCGAGTCGCGCTAA
- a CDS encoding prephenate/arogenate dehydrogenase, translating to MKIGIVGLGLIGGSLALEFGKQGHELWGSSRSAATCQIAVDRHVVHRASPDLASLAPVDIAFICTPIPYVLPTLKTLAGILRPEAIATDVASVKGAIVTAATELWPNFVGGHPMAGTTQQGIDAAQFDLFAGCTYVITPVKQTQPEAISTLESLMQPLNLTVVTAAPEIHDAAVAWISHLPAMVSAALVTACGTPPPEELQLAQQLASSGFRDTSRVGGGNPELGTAMAQFNREALLRSLYTYRDRLDGLIQLVEAEDWSGLFELFQQARVWRVPFVE from the coding sequence GTGAAAATTGGTATTGTGGGCTTGGGGTTAATTGGCGGTTCCCTCGCTCTGGAGTTTGGCAAGCAGGGGCACGAGCTGTGGGGGAGCAGCCGCAGTGCCGCAACCTGTCAGATCGCGGTCGATCGCCATGTCGTCCATCGGGCCAGTCCAGATCTGGCCAGCCTTGCGCCAGTGGATATCGCGTTTATTTGTACGCCCATTCCCTACGTCCTGCCGACGCTAAAAACGCTAGCGGGAATTTTGCGCCCCGAGGCAATCGCCACGGATGTTGCTTCTGTAAAAGGGGCAATCGTGACTGCCGCCACTGAGTTGTGGCCCAATTTTGTCGGCGGGCATCCGATGGCAGGGACGACACAGCAGGGTATCGATGCGGCTCAATTCGATTTATTTGCGGGATGCACCTACGTCATTACACCAGTGAAGCAGACGCAGCCAGAGGCGATCTCCACGCTCGAAAGTTTGATGCAACCCCTGAATTTGACCGTTGTAACGGCGGCCCCCGAGATTCACGATGCGGCAGTGGCTTGGATTAGTCACTTACCGGCGATGGTCAGTGCGGCTTTGGTCACTGCCTGCGGGACGCCGCCACCCGAGGAATTGCAGTTGGCCCAACAGCTAGCCAGTAGTGGCTTTCGAGATACCAGTCGAGTGGGGGGAGGGAACCCGGAGTTGGGGACGGCGATGGCACAGTTCAATCGGGAGGCTCTATTGCGATCGCTCTACACCTATCGCGATCGCCTAGATGGCCTGATTCAGTTGGTCGAGGCCGAAGATTGGTCGGGATTATTCGAGCTGTTCCAGCAGGCAAGGGTCTGGCGAGTCCCGTTTGTGGAGTGA
- a CDS encoding response regulator, which produces MQGKLQEIDIRSIMQLIELGQRTGELFVEASVSQYWFVFCLNGRIIYASETEGSIARLRDYLRRHQAEAALDRIQVPPKADTNAPEYAHLWALLESHQINPNQGKQMVGSMIQEVLFDLFSLHQGSFIFESGAPLSPQLAAFEISPLLKGITTQVQEWKKLHPYLQSPDQYFTIVNSAALQQSLPASVYETFQRWSDGSTTIRQMSRYLGRDIFTIGKAMYPYIQQGVIQLSEVTELGSVKPLTTRGDRLPHIVCIDDSMAIQKTVEYILQGAGYQVTTIGNPLKALGQVFLLQPDMILCDVAMPKLDGYELCAMLRKANAFRQTPVVMLTGKDGFTDRIKARMAGANEFLTKPFGERELLTVIESYVGAPPQTAEPVSLAASVT; this is translated from the coding sequence ATGCAGGGAAAACTCCAAGAAATTGACATTCGCAGCATCATGCAGCTAATCGAGCTGGGACAGCGAACGGGAGAGTTGTTTGTTGAAGCCAGTGTTTCCCAGTATTGGTTTGTCTTTTGCCTCAACGGTCGGATCATTTATGCCTCCGAAACCGAAGGCAGTATTGCTCGCCTGCGCGACTATCTGCGTCGCCACCAAGCCGAAGCTGCGCTCGATCGCATTCAAGTTCCTCCCAAGGCCGATACGAATGCCCCCGAATACGCCCATCTGTGGGCGCTGCTGGAAAGCCACCAAATCAACCCCAACCAGGGCAAGCAAATGGTGGGCAGCATGATTCAGGAGGTGCTCTTCGACCTCTTCAGCCTGCATCAAGGCTCCTTCATTTTTGAATCGGGTGCCCCCCTTTCCCCTCAATTGGCGGCCTTCGAAATCAGCCCCCTACTCAAAGGCATCACCACTCAGGTACAGGAATGGAAAAAGCTCCATCCCTACCTTCAATCTCCCGATCAATACTTCACGATCGTCAATTCGGCAGCCCTGCAACAATCGCTCCCCGCCAGTGTCTACGAAACGTTCCAACGCTGGTCGGACGGCAGCACCACCATTCGCCAGATGTCTCGCTATTTGGGTCGCGACATTTTCACCATCGGCAAAGCCATGTACCCCTACATTCAGCAGGGCGTCATTCAACTATCGGAAGTGACCGAACTGGGTTCGGTTAAACCTCTGACAACCAGAGGCGATCGCCTGCCCCACATTGTCTGCATCGACGATAGTATGGCCATCCAGAAAACAGTAGAATACATCCTGCAAGGAGCTGGCTATCAGGTCACGACCATCGGCAACCCTCTCAAGGCTCTCGGTCAAGTGTTTTTGCTTCAGCCCGATATGATCCTGTGCGATGTGGCCATGCCCAAACTCGATGGCTACGAACTCTGCGCCATGCTGCGCAAAGCGAATGCTTTTCGTCAAACTCCGGTGGTGATGCTGACGGGTAAGGATGGCTTTACCGATCGGATTAAAGCTCGCATGGCTGGAGCTAACGAGTTTTTAACCAAACCCTTTGGAGAGAGAGAACTGTTGACTGTGATCGAGTCATATGTGGGCGCTCCTCCTCAGACTGCAGAGCCTGTAAGTCTAGCGGCTTCTGTGACTTAA
- a CDS encoding response regulator transcription factor, whose product MSKVLVVEDSPAQREMITGLLKENGLDVVEAQDGVSALEAIQGQVPDVVVLDIVMPRMNGYEVCRRLKADPATEQVSVVMCSSKGEEFDRYWGMRQGADAYITKPFRPKELIGTIKQLLRS is encoded by the coding sequence ATGAGTAAAGTATTGGTCGTCGAGGATAGTCCCGCCCAGCGCGAGATGATTACAGGCTTATTGAAAGAAAATGGCCTCGACGTTGTAGAAGCCCAAGATGGTGTGTCTGCCCTCGAGGCAATTCAGGGACAAGTCCCCGATGTGGTAGTACTCGATATCGTCATGCCGCGCATGAACGGCTACGAAGTCTGCCGACGTCTCAAGGCCGATCCTGCCACCGAACAGGTTTCAGTGGTGATGTGTTCCTCTAAAGGGGAAGAATTCGATCGCTATTGGGGCATGCGGCAGGGAGCTGATGCCTACATCACCAAACCCTTTCGCCCCAAAGAACTGATCGGTACCATCAAACAATTACTGAGGAGCTAG
- a CDS encoding chemotaxis protein CheW: protein MVGDLDILSGSGASNFDTDELQELEIPAGELHLKCKLASGLELAFVAEGIAEVMSVAPEQIAPMPNISPLLLGALNFRGKVIWLADLGQFLGEAKPLNTDRADLSVLALTDRQDIILGVAVDSVAGMEWLEGASLRPSEDCPDEMAPFVRGEWLLPEGDGVLRLLDETAIIRSSRWAT, encoded by the coding sequence ATGGTTGGCGACCTCGATATCCTTTCAGGCTCGGGAGCATCGAACTTCGACACGGACGAGCTGCAAGAATTAGAAATTCCCGCTGGCGAGCTGCATCTCAAATGCAAGCTCGCATCTGGACTAGAATTAGCGTTTGTTGCAGAAGGGATTGCCGAGGTCATGTCAGTGGCCCCCGAGCAAATTGCTCCCATGCCCAATATTTCTCCCCTGTTGTTAGGAGCTCTCAACTTCAGGGGTAAAGTCATTTGGTTGGCCGATCTGGGTCAATTTTTAGGAGAAGCGAAACCTCTCAATACCGATCGCGCCGATCTGTCCGTTTTAGCCCTGACCGATCGCCAAGATATCATTCTGGGGGTGGCCGTAGATTCGGTAGCGGGTATGGAATGGCTGGAGGGGGCATCGCTGCGGCCCAGTGAAGATTGCCCGGATGAGATGGCCCCATTTGTGCGCGGTGAATGGCTGCTGCCAGAAGGCGACGGGGTTTTGAGACTGTTGGATGAAACTGCCATCATTCGTTCCAGCCGATGGGCGACTTAA
- a CDS encoding methyl-accepting chemotaxis protein: MVSSIDNIRDKAIEAFAREEYTTATDLFEQLTGQHPEDLSLKLWLASSQQWAGRLDDARNTYESVLATTQDPALVTAAQNGLAQLGGFTPPAADNGASMSGGEKSGGSRISGHRASETDAMDDAFGEFTTEFTDVGNDASMPDLFSDGDTFDSDSAEIEEELTHVAPSSAREEVDDSANPFDDLFDGADGEVLQLDAELNEETNFFVPGSAANDDTDNQTNGFAPTGELTDDDDSFALLQELDEELGLDEESSTQMAAAGDYNFAAEPFSDITGFPSEVSASDTEVLDSTEDKHDLADTSLSSSTALFEEDRAPEIPVIEEPDLSGLEQESDGEFDSLLILPDEEAADLFDSSDDDLSNLDLLAGANASGALPHGTGNAPIARSSGTKWVLLQGAAVFLVAGAGFFGTNAMNLGGAASGAIGTVAGAAAGAGTGLLAARDASRRDRRNLQALVGDIDAIARGNYTVRARLSSDGSDPFSQAFNRMAQSIENNISELERRATEQGQAKEDLQRQVIRLLDDVEGAARGDLTVRAEVTADVLGAVADSFNLTITSLREIVGQVKQAATAVSDAAQGNEALSRSLSNDALQQAEEISILLNSVQEMTQSIQDVASNATEAEAVAKQASETAVRGGVAVDRTASGILAIRETVADTTRQVKRLAESSQEISKIVAFISQIASRTNLLALNASIEAARAGESGRGFAIVADEVRQLADRSSKASKEIEQIVMQIQSETSQVMTAMEEGTQQVIEGTKLAEQAKSSLDEIIQVSQKIDGFVRSITASTVQQTETSRTVAQVMQNAELTSNETSQEAQKVSGSLIELVAIARNLQASVGKFRISEE, encoded by the coding sequence ATGGTTTCGAGCATCGATAATATTCGAGATAAGGCGATCGAAGCTTTTGCTCGAGAAGAATACACTACAGCGACCGACTTGTTCGAGCAACTCACGGGTCAGCATCCCGAAGATCTGTCCTTGAAACTATGGTTGGCTTCGTCACAGCAGTGGGCAGGTCGTCTTGACGATGCCCGCAATACCTACGAGTCAGTGCTAGCCACGACTCAAGACCCAGCTCTCGTAACAGCCGCTCAAAATGGGCTCGCACAGCTAGGTGGGTTTACGCCTCCGGCAGCGGACAACGGCGCTTCAATGTCTGGTGGAGAGAAGTCTGGGGGCAGTAGGATCTCTGGCCATCGCGCCTCGGAAACCGATGCGATGGACGATGCATTTGGCGAATTTACCACTGAGTTTACCGATGTTGGCAACGATGCCTCTATGCCCGATCTATTTAGCGATGGGGATACCTTCGATAGCGATAGTGCTGAGATCGAGGAAGAGCTCACCCATGTAGCTCCCTCCTCGGCACGAGAGGAAGTGGATGACTCGGCCAATCCGTTTGACGATTTGTTCGACGGTGCCGATGGCGAAGTGCTGCAATTAGACGCCGAACTCAACGAAGAAACCAATTTCTTTGTTCCGGGCTCTGCTGCCAATGACGATACGGACAATCAAACCAATGGTTTTGCCCCAACTGGCGAATTGACTGACGACGACGATAGCTTTGCCCTATTGCAGGAGCTCGATGAAGAGTTGGGTTTGGACGAAGAGTCCTCGACCCAAATGGCAGCAGCAGGCGATTATAACTTTGCCGCAGAGCCCTTCTCAGACATCACGGGCTTTCCGAGCGAGGTGTCTGCAAGTGACACTGAGGTGTTGGACTCTACAGAAGACAAACACGATCTCGCAGACACCTCGCTCTCCAGTAGCACCGCACTATTTGAAGAAGATCGAGCTCCTGAAATACCGGTCATAGAAGAGCCCGATCTGAGTGGTTTAGAGCAGGAGTCCGACGGCGAATTCGATAGTTTGCTCATCCTGCCGGATGAAGAGGCTGCCGATTTGTTCGATAGCTCCGATGACGATTTGAGCAATCTCGACCTGTTGGCAGGGGCCAATGCGTCAGGAGCGCTACCGCACGGCACCGGCAACGCACCCATTGCTCGCTCCAGCGGGACGAAGTGGGTTCTCCTACAAGGAGCCGCCGTTTTCCTAGTAGCGGGGGCGGGGTTCTTTGGAACCAATGCGATGAATCTCGGCGGTGCTGCCAGTGGCGCAATTGGCACTGTCGCAGGGGCAGCGGCTGGGGCCGGAACGGGGTTGCTGGCGGCGCGAGATGCGTCCCGTCGCGATCGGCGTAATTTACAAGCGCTGGTGGGTGATATCGATGCGATCGCCCGTGGCAATTACACCGTGCGGGCCAGGTTGAGCAGCGATGGGTCCGATCCGTTCAGTCAGGCATTCAATCGCATGGCTCAGTCGATTGAGAATAACATCAGCGAGCTGGAGCGGCGAGCTACCGAGCAGGGGCAGGCTAAGGAGGACCTCCAGCGGCAGGTGATCCGGCTGTTGGACGATGTGGAAGGCGCCGCTCGTGGAGACCTAACGGTCCGGGCAGAAGTGACCGCTGACGTGTTAGGGGCAGTGGCAGACTCCTTCAACCTGACTATCACCAGCCTGCGAGAAATTGTCGGCCAAGTGAAACAGGCCGCAACGGCGGTGAGCGATGCAGCCCAAGGAAACGAAGCTCTATCCCGCAGCCTTTCGAACGATGCCTTGCAACAGGCGGAAGAAATTTCGATTCTACTCAACTCCGTGCAGGAGATGACCCAATCCATTCAGGATGTGGCCAGCAACGCCACCGAGGCAGAAGCAGTGGCCAAGCAAGCTTCCGAAACGGCAGTGCGCGGAGGAGTGGCGGTGGATCGCACGGCTTCCGGTATTTTGGCTATTCGGGAGACGGTGGCGGATACGACACGTCAGGTGAAGCGTCTGGCGGAATCCTCCCAGGAAATCTCCAAGATCGTGGCCTTTATTTCTCAGATTGCCTCTCGCACCAACTTGCTGGCGCTCAACGCCAGTATTGAGGCAGCACGGGCGGGCGAATCTGGACGGGGCTTTGCCATTGTTGCGGATGAGGTGCGGCAATTGGCAGATCGATCCTCGAAGGCATCCAAGGAAATCGAGCAGATTGTGATGCAGATCCAATCGGAGACCAGTCAGGTCATGACTGCGATGGAAGAAGGGACTCAGCAGGTGATCGAAGGTACAAAGCTGGCCGAACAAGCCAAATCGAGTCTGGACGAGATTATTCAGGTGAGCCAAAAAATTGATGGTTTCGTTCGCTCGATTACCGCCTCTACCGTGCAGCAGACAGAGACTTCTCGAACTGTGGCTCAGGTGATGCAGAATGCGGAGCTGACGTCGAACGAGACCTCGCAGGAAGCCCAAAAAGTATCGGGATCGTTGATCGAGTTGGTGGCGATCGCCCGCAACTTGCAGGCATCCGTGGGTAAGTTCCGCATTTCGGAAGAATAG